A region from the Thermanaeromonas sp. C210 genome encodes:
- a CDS encoding 2-dehydro-3-deoxygalactonokinase: MTIDGGTTNTRVRVLSNDQVIGKACAPVGVRNTAISGSKDTLLDGLRRATREALEMVGIKEKDLELVTASGMITSNVGIYEVPHISTPAGVEELAAGSRLVKIPELMDVPILFIPGIKNNCHVGEKAENLEAMDIMRGEETEALGILELLSLRGPLTMILPGSHTKIIKINERNQIAGCLTTMAGEIFSTLATETILADSIPPNLVSRVDPEMISRGAAISRQVGLTRGCFSTRIMSQFMPTDGEQRANFLLGVILGQDLIAMKNSRACALNGQDKIVIGGPLPLRLALYTLLAEEPEVKDKLVMLDDETVEMSTAVGARKIGLYYVERAGGVAVRV, translated from the coding sequence ATGACGATAGATGGTGGCACCACCAACACCAGAGTGAGAGTCTTGAGCAACGACCAAGTAATAGGTAAGGCCTGTGCGCCCGTAGGGGTGCGCAACACGGCTATCAGCGGAAGTAAAGATACTCTTCTTGACGGTCTGCGCCGGGCCACGCGGGAGGCCCTGGAAATGGTGGGTATCAAAGAAAAAGATTTGGAATTGGTGACCGCCTCGGGCATGATAACCTCCAACGTCGGAATCTATGAAGTACCGCATATAAGTACTCCGGCCGGCGTAGAAGAACTGGCCGCGGGGAGCCGGCTGGTGAAGATTCCAGAACTTATGGATGTCCCCATCCTCTTTATTCCGGGGATTAAGAACAATTGTCACGTCGGGGAAAAAGCTGAGAATCTGGAAGCCATGGACATTATGCGGGGAGAGGAGACGGAAGCCCTGGGCATTCTTGAACTCCTGTCCCTAAGGGGACCCCTCACCATGATCTTACCGGGCTCGCACACAAAGATTATAAAGATAAATGAACGTAACCAGATTGCGGGCTGCCTCACTACCATGGCAGGGGAGATATTTAGTACCCTGGCCACTGAGACCATCCTGGCCGACTCTATTCCGCCAAACCTTGTTTCCCGGGTGGACCCGGAGATGATTTCCAGGGGTGCGGCCATATCGCGCCAGGTGGGCCTCACCCGGGGCTGCTTTTCCACCAGGATAATGAGCCAGTTTATGCCCACGGATGGGGAACAGAGGGCTAATTTCCTTCTGGGGGTTATCTTAGGGCAGGATTTGATTGCCATGAAAAACAGCAGGGCCTGTGCCCTTAACGGGCAGGACAAGATCGTGATAGGCGGCCCGTTGCCCCTGAGGCTGGCCCTCTACACTTTGCTAGCGGAGGAACCGGAGGTCAAAGACAAACTGGTAATGTTGGATGATGAAACGGTGGAGATGTCTACCGCCGTCGGAGCCAGGAAAATTGGGCTGTATTACGTGGAGAGGGCAGGAGGGGTGGCGGTTAG
- a CDS encoding bifunctional 4-hydroxy-2-oxoglutarate aldolase/2-dehydro-3-deoxy-phosphogluconate aldolase, which translates to MARLGKKEEITQMILREKLIAILRNIEKEKLLIVTDIFLESQIKVAEVTLNSPAALSLLSQLVERHGEDMLLGAGTVTSAEAARQAIEVGAKFIVTPTMLPEVVEICKELDVAVIPGAFSPTEIHQAYKLGADLVKVFPASTLGFSFFREMRGPFPEIPLAAVGGVTLENGRAFLEAGAKVLGVGSSLTPRDILAKSDWPRLAAIARRFKQVVSEQQG; encoded by the coding sequence ATGGCAAGACTGGGGAAAAAGGAAGAAATAACCCAAATGATTTTACGGGAGAAACTGATAGCAATACTTAGGAACATCGAGAAAGAAAAACTTTTAATAGTTACCGATATTTTCCTGGAATCGCAGATAAAAGTAGCGGAGGTGACCCTGAACAGTCCCGCGGCCCTTAGCCTGTTGTCGCAACTAGTGGAAAGGCATGGCGAAGACATGCTGCTGGGGGCCGGCACGGTTACTTCGGCCGAAGCGGCCAGGCAGGCGATCGAGGTCGGAGCGAAGTTTATCGTGACACCCACCATGTTGCCTGAGGTAGTGGAGATCTGTAAGGAATTGGATGTAGCCGTTATACCGGGTGCTTTTTCGCCTACGGAGATCCACCAGGCCTACAAGTTGGGAGCGGACCTTGTAAAGGTTTTTCCGGCAAGTACCCTGGGATTCTCCTTCTTCCGGGAAATGCGTGGGCCTTTTCCCGAAATACCTTTAGCTGCGGTGGGCGGGGTTACTCTGGAAAATGGGCGTGCCTTCTTGGAGGCGGGAGCTAAGGTTCTTGGGGTCGGTTCCTCCTTGACACCCCGAGACATCCTGGCAAAAAGCGACTGGCCGAGGCTCGCCGCCATCGCGCGCCGATTTAAGCAAGTAGTAAGTGAACAACAAGGCTAA